From Antechinus flavipes isolate AdamAnt ecotype Samford, QLD, Australia unplaced genomic scaffold, AdamAnt_v2 unplaced_scaffold275, whole genome shotgun sequence:
GACAAATAATATACTAAAGACATTAattaaatttgattataatatactACAGGGAAAGTTTATAAGCTAATAATGTAGTCAAATTAGGAAAAACAACATAAACTTGATCAATTTTTACTTATGCTATCAATTCAGTGGTTAAAAAGCAATCATTTGCTGtctcaataagaaaaaaattattctttctagACTATTATGTTATCTAAAATTCAGAGTTGCTAAATTGAGGACTAGATTCCTTTTTCACACATCAATCTACACATcaaaaaattattagttttaacATCACAATTTTAGAATTCTCCTTTCAAATAGTTCTATATTAAGCATGTCAAATAAATAGAGCAATAAATATGACAACTAGTAAGTCATATTTTCCAGAGtgatacaaaataaacttttagtGGAGTATGACATCTGTCATAAATCATACCAagtagtagtaaaaaaaaaaaaaaagttttcccagtcTTTAAGTttgtactctttaaaaaaaaaaaaaatgctgattcaTGCTAACACTCAATTCTAATTGAATATAACAATTAATTATATCTGATCATTTTAATTACTCATTTCTGCAGTTACCTAGCCAGAAAATTATAATCAGCAGTGATTCTTACCGTAGTAacattttttgctcctttttttctgataaaagggCAGGCTAACATTTTAAGGTCTTTCACAGATACTACCATCTTCTGCTCAACTTTGGAAGATGATAAACAAAAATCACACTTAAATGATGCTGTAAGAGCAGGGGCATCAGCCTTTGCCAAACTGGCCACAAATACCACTTCTGGATCTGTTATCTTTGCCTTTATAGTCATATTTGGCCTTCCAGaactttctaaggaaaaaaaaacaggaagaaacaATGCCTAAGACATAAAAACACTAAAAGAATCCCATTAACAATAATGTTGTTAAGCAGATAAGAATATCACAAAGTTACCAATTATTTAGAAAAGATTAAATACACCAAAAAACCTTCCTTTCAAGTTCTTCACATAATTATTGGCCTGTTCAAGCATTTGGGAATAAAAGAACAAGGCACacaaagaaaatttttcattGATATTATTAGTTGGTAGttgtttaattttacttttccaagtaattttaatttggtgaaattcagcaaatatttatttaatgtttgttatggacaacTGGACTAGTGGGTAGACAATTAACATTTAATTAGAACAGAAGACATGTCAtcaataaaagaagagatcattAGGTAAGGCTCATGGCAAATATACTTTCAGACAAAAAATGCTAAaatctactttttattttctttaaaaattatttctcataaaCAATTCAGTTCAGTCACTTTTCTATGTCTGATTGTTCTGTACACAAAATTTgcaggaaaaatatataaattacagATGACAGTGTGTTTTTGTGgctatttaaagaaatatttaagctTGGAGAAACAGTTTATCTGGAAAAATTAATTACCTGGTGagtgattttaaaagtttattattttcttgagatATAATAAAACTCTAAAACCACAGCTGTAGATATCCAGAACAAAGGCTTTGGAAATAGCATAAcctgattcttttattttaaacaggaaactgaggcctactAAGGCTTAAGACTTGTCCCACAAATCTTAAATCTCACCCCTTTCCAATATACAACTCTATTAAGGAATTTCtaattagtaaattttttttgaaatgataTGCTCACATTTTAAAGTCTAATCTGTTTGtccataattttccttttctttttttttttttttcttctgataaaaGAAGTCATACCAACCTCTCTCTGGTTTGGTTTTTGCTGAAGTAGTTTGTCTTAATGAAATCTGTGTGGTTTTTTCAGTTGAAGGTGTTGAACTTTGGGGAATAGCTTTGATAAAAAAATCTGCCACAGTCATTAGAAATTCCACACTGGCACATATAAAGAGCTTGTCAAGAACAGCATCTATTTGACTTCCATTTTTGTCTTGCTTGTAATTTATATTAATCATTGAATTTTTATCTTGACCATTCTTCTTGTCAATCattctgaaaaatattaaaattaaatattttagtatatttctAAATGATTAATTTTTCACCTCTTCTTCAACTTGTCAAAATTAGGTTCAGATCAGCATGAACTGAAAGGCGg
This genomic window contains:
- the LOC127543332 gene encoding intermembrane lipid transfer protein VPS13C-like, which encodes MKTLKPSDIQNVSLQFDFHFESLSLVLYNNDINQGSTLSFHSDHLRLGEFRLHLMTSEGQMFNDGSLNIYLKLQTCTLDDLREGVEKATSRMIDKKNGQDKNSMININYKQDKNGSQIDAVLDKLFICASVEFLMTVADFFIKAIPQSSTPSTEKTTQISLRQTTSAKTKPERESSGRPNMTIKAKITDPEVVFVASLAKADAPALTASFKCDFCLSSSKVEQKMVVSVKDLKMLACPFIRKKGAKNVTTVRITADYNFLAR